The Saccharothrix variisporea genome has a segment encoding these proteins:
- a CDS encoding FAD/NAD(P)-binding protein — protein MSVVVFVGAGPRTSGVLERLGANAPALFGGPLEVHLVDPFPAGSGRVWRHEQSALLRMNSMAEDVTMFTDSSVVCEGPVRPGPSLAEWDWSTVDLPEEVRAELAAMEPTSFPSRRVQSAYLKWFHAKAVESLPRGSSVHVHPTRAVRVTGSSQLRQRVWLAGRSEPLVADVVVFALGHLDTVLSPEHAALRDHAVQHDLCFVPPAYTADADLSVVPAGEDVVVRGLGLAFIDLAVLLAEGRGGTFVRVGGVLHYLPSGREPRLHVGSRRGVPYHSKTGYRLQGAAPEGPRFFVASDLLARPGEIDFRLHVWPLIAKEVAYGYYRELFTGHPSRVRLTWEEFAGRYAELEWYSAEMRALEERAVPGMADRLDFEHLDRPIDGLAFDSADGFQEFLRSYIRADVERRSDPRFSADLGAFLALLTAYGQLAVLAASGRLTGEDGWWHGFFSYFASGPPPDRLEELLALSRAGVVRFLGADTWVRAEDGVFLAGSASVPGHVVRAKGLIEARLPTHTLSVTADPLLRSLAAGGDIQDRAGLVAVDPVDSRVLDASGAPHARRFAVGPYTTNKAQAAFARPNTNNPAFRQNDAVARAVLEFLAGDAVDESVA, from the coding sequence ATGAGCGTCGTCGTGTTCGTCGGCGCCGGGCCGCGCACGTCCGGAGTGCTGGAGCGGTTGGGGGCCAACGCTCCCGCGCTGTTCGGCGGTCCGCTGGAGGTGCACCTGGTGGACCCGTTCCCGGCCGGGTCGGGGCGGGTGTGGCGGCACGAGCAGTCGGCGTTGCTGCGGATGAACTCGATGGCCGAGGACGTCACCATGTTCACCGACTCGTCGGTGGTGTGCGAGGGTCCGGTTCGGCCGGGTCCTTCGCTCGCCGAGTGGGACTGGTCCACTGTGGACTTGCCGGAGGAGGTCCGGGCCGAGCTGGCGGCGATGGAGCCCACGTCGTTCCCGAGCCGGCGGGTGCAGAGTGCGTACCTGAAGTGGTTCCACGCCAAGGCGGTCGAGTCGCTGCCGCGCGGGAGCTCGGTGCACGTCCACCCGACGCGGGCCGTTCGGGTGACGGGGTCGTCGCAGCTTCGGCAGCGGGTGTGGCTCGCCGGGCGGTCCGAGCCGCTGGTGGCGGACGTGGTGGTGTTCGCGTTGGGGCACTTGGACACCGTGCTGTCGCCGGAACACGCGGCCCTGCGTGATCACGCCGTGCAGCACGATCTGTGCTTCGTGCCGCCCGCGTACACGGCCGACGCTGACCTGTCGGTGGTGCCCGCGGGTGAGGACGTCGTGGTGCGGGGCCTGGGGTTGGCGTTCATCGACTTGGCGGTGCTCTTGGCGGAGGGGCGCGGGGGGACGTTCGTCCGGGTCGGCGGGGTGCTGCACTACCTGCCGTCCGGGCGCGAGCCTCGGCTGCACGTGGGCTCGCGGCGCGGGGTGCCGTACCACTCGAAGACCGGGTACCGGTTGCAGGGCGCGGCTCCCGAGGGGCCGCGGTTCTTCGTGGCGTCGGACCTGCTGGCCCGGCCCGGGGAGATCGACTTCCGGTTGCACGTGTGGCCGTTGATCGCCAAGGAGGTCGCGTACGGGTACTACCGGGAGCTGTTCACCGGCCACCCTTCGCGTGTGCGGCTGACGTGGGAGGAGTTCGCGGGTCGGTACGCGGAGCTGGAGTGGTACAGCGCGGAGATGCGGGCCTTGGAGGAGCGGGCGGTTCCGGGGATGGCGGACCGGTTGGACTTCGAGCACCTCGACCGGCCCATCGACGGGTTGGCGTTCGACTCGGCGGACGGGTTCCAGGAGTTCCTGCGGTCGTACATCCGGGCTGACGTGGAGCGGCGGTCCGATCCGCGGTTCAGCGCCGACCTGGGTGCTTTCCTGGCGTTGTTGACCGCGTACGGGCAGCTGGCGGTGCTGGCCGCGTCCGGCCGGCTGACCGGCGAGGACGGGTGGTGGCACGGGTTCTTCAGCTACTTCGCCTCCGGACCGCCGCCGGACCGGTTGGAGGAGCTGCTGGCGTTGTCCCGGGCCGGGGTGGTGCGGTTCCTCGGGGCCGACACGTGGGTGAGGGCGGAGGACGGCGTCTTCCTGGCGGGCAGTGCGAGCGTGCCCGGTCACGTCGTGCGGGCGAAGGGTCTGATCGAGGCGCGGCTGCCCACCCACACGCTGTCGGTGACCGCGGATCCGTTGTTGCGTTCTCTGGCGGCGGGTGGGGACATCCAGGACCGGGCGGGGTTGGTGGCGGTCGACCCGGTGGACAGCAGGGTTCTGGACGCGTCTGGGGCGCCTCACGCACGGCGGTTCGCGGTGGGGCCTTACACGACGAACAAGGCCCAAGCCGCGTTTGCGCGCCCGAACACCAACAACCCGGCGTTTCGGCAGAACGACGCCGTGGCGCGGGCGGTGTTGGAGTTCCTGGCGGGGGACGCGGTGGACGAGTCGGTGGCCTAG
- a CDS encoding flavin reductase family protein, translated as MTDLRTALRDFPQAVGIVTATGPDGPVGVTVSSFTSASLHPPMVVVWIAEGASAWPVLRTAPLFAVHLLHAGQTALSDLFARTGSDRFGPTTRWESDVDGVPHLLDAPLRLRCRTSRRIAVGDHVALVGEPVEIQHNTGNPPLVRFQGRYTSVA; from the coding sequence ATGACCGACCTCCGCACCGCGCTGCGCGACTTCCCCCAGGCAGTGGGGATCGTCACCGCCACCGGCCCGGACGGCCCGGTGGGCGTCACGGTCAGCTCCTTCACCTCGGCAAGCCTGCACCCACCGATGGTGGTCGTGTGGATCGCGGAGGGCGCTTCGGCATGGCCGGTACTGCGCACCGCGCCTCTGTTCGCCGTACACCTCCTGCACGCCGGCCAAACGGCCCTGTCAGACCTCTTCGCCCGCACCGGATCAGACCGCTTCGGCCCCACCACCCGCTGGGAGTCCGATGTGGACGGTGTCCCCCACTTGTTGGACGCCCCTCTGCGCCTGCGCTGCCGCACGTCCCGCCGAATCGCCGTAGGCGACCACGTGGCCCTGGTCGGCGAACCGGTGGAAATCCAACACAACACCGGCAACCCACCTCTGGTCAGATTCCAGGGCCGCTACACCTCAGTAGCCTGA
- a CDS encoding NADPH-dependent FMN reductase, producing MTQPLVVGTLVGNPRPASRTLNAALALREAVSHALRLRGEEVTPNGPLVDAADLAPEVFTPGSTAVRAALDTLSTADVLVVASPTYKATYTGLLKSVLDQAPGGWLRGKTAVPLLVAAADKHALAVEVHLKPLLAELGASVPGRGLFVNESALAADQTVLITELGDQLAESGWFTAPAVAAR from the coding sequence ATGACGCAGCCACTCGTCGTCGGCACGCTCGTCGGCAACCCCCGTCCCGCGTCCCGCACGCTGAACGCGGCACTCGCGCTGCGCGAGGCGGTCAGCCACGCACTGCGGCTGCGGGGCGAGGAGGTCACCCCCAACGGCCCGTTGGTCGACGCGGCCGACCTCGCCCCCGAGGTCTTCACCCCCGGCTCCACCGCCGTCCGGGCCGCCTTGGACACCCTGTCCACGGCCGACGTGCTCGTGGTCGCCTCCCCGACGTACAAGGCCACCTACACCGGTTTGCTGAAGTCGGTGCTGGACCAGGCCCCCGGCGGCTGGCTGCGCGGCAAAACCGCCGTGCCGCTCCTCGTGGCGGCGGCCGACAAGCACGCCTTGGCCGTGGAGGTGCACTTGAAGCCCTTGCTGGCAGAACTCGGCGCCTCCGTGCCCGGCCGCGGCCTGTTCGTCAACGAGTCGGCACTGGCGGCGGACCAGACCGTCCTGATCACCGAGTTGGGCGACCAACTCGCCGAGTCGGGTTGGTTCACAGCTCCGGCGGTGGCAGCCCGATGA
- a CDS encoding ESX secretion-associated protein EspG, protein MIEAEFLLTPVQLDVLWHDLGLGRLPYPLDVPSGGATEAERAELKAKVLADLGEPNPRLTDLLRLLAEHHLSVDAVAHIDRPVRAVAASDGTRAVLAVIDSGQVGLVEIRPTALARSIVEVLPDGNAGPGTALSLRLDTLTAAVALQQEDGDDEDDDPWGGQELDDRAALQKAGLSRDDAAMVGELAANRVAGGQFGVSTGGGDRPTRAGTLITWFDTNQGRYLMVHEDGWLSLAPTDNDRIATRIQKVLSSVG, encoded by the coding sequence GTGATCGAGGCCGAGTTCCTGCTCACGCCGGTCCAACTGGACGTGCTGTGGCACGACCTGGGCCTGGGCCGGCTGCCCTACCCCCTTGACGTCCCCAGCGGCGGCGCGACGGAGGCCGAGCGGGCGGAGCTGAAGGCGAAGGTGCTGGCGGACCTCGGCGAGCCGAACCCGCGGCTGACCGACCTGCTGCGCCTGCTGGCCGAGCACCACCTGTCCGTGGACGCCGTCGCCCACATCGACCGGCCGGTGCGCGCGGTCGCCGCGTCGGACGGCACGCGGGCCGTGCTCGCGGTGATCGACAGCGGCCAAGTGGGTCTGGTGGAGATCCGCCCGACCGCGCTCGCCCGGTCCATCGTCGAGGTCCTCCCCGACGGCAACGCGGGCCCCGGCACGGCGCTGTCGCTGCGCCTGGACACCCTGACCGCGGCCGTCGCCCTCCAACAGGAGGACGGCGACGACGAGGACGACGACCCGTGGGGCGGCCAGGAGTTGGACGACCGGGCCGCGCTGCAGAAGGCGGGCCTGTCCCGCGACGATGCGGCGATGGTCGGCGAGTTGGCCGCGAACCGCGTCGCCGGCGGCCAGTTCGGCGTCAGCACCGGCGGCGGCGACCGCCCCACCCGGGCCGGGACGCTCATCACGTGGTTCGACACCAACCAGGGCCGGTACCTGATGGTGCACGAGGACGGCTGGCTCAGCCTCGCGCCCACCGACAACGACCGGATCGCCACCAGGATCCAGAAAGTCCTGTCGTCCGTGGGGTGA
- a CDS encoding PPE domain-containing protein, with amino-acid sequence MADQQQIDLVLTDAQNWASRSHRELYEAVHNNNDPGQTGEIGAEWGQFGAELTESARVINERVAASETGWTGDAADGARAAVKKLAEWVTQTAATAVEVGKRVQDQSVIMENARASMPEPVEFSWDQATGAFTQGGIQGLVTSAADVQAANDQARALHEHAVTVMTTMENESRAVDQTTPRFTPPYNPVTGRVEEPPAMMMATASAPTLSDAQPAMAPSGGGGTTQAASVASAPAAPAYTPPSTPAGAGSYSGPSGGGSYGGGSGTPLAPVASYRPEGTTAAAAAAQVPVANKYTPPAYTPPSYTQPSGGETPSYVPPSYVPPTSTGGKQQPPPYRPAPPGTVVPQAPGKYPPYVPAGSPGTPPVGGPGGGPGGPGGPGGPGGGRPGMPGGMPSFGGAGGGGFGPTGSGGAGGPGGQLAAGGTSGVMGQRGPVPGGFGPMPGGPGGAAGAPMGGAPMGGAPGGGQGDEDKEHRSAAYLRGEDIFEVPGENLPPSVIGGAKPKKKGGEA; translated from the coding sequence ATGGCCGACCAGCAGCAGATCGACCTGGTCCTCACCGACGCCCAGAACTGGGCGTCCCGGTCCCACCGCGAGCTCTACGAGGCGGTGCACAACAACAACGACCCCGGCCAGACCGGCGAGATCGGCGCCGAGTGGGGCCAGTTCGGCGCCGAGCTGACCGAGTCCGCGCGGGTGATCAACGAGCGCGTGGCCGCGTCCGAGACGGGCTGGACCGGCGACGCGGCCGACGGCGCGCGGGCGGCGGTGAAGAAGCTCGCCGAGTGGGTCACGCAGACCGCCGCGACCGCCGTCGAGGTGGGCAAGCGGGTGCAGGACCAGAGCGTGATCATGGAGAACGCGCGCGCGTCCATGCCGGAACCGGTGGAGTTCTCCTGGGACCAGGCGACCGGCGCGTTCACCCAGGGCGGCATCCAGGGCCTGGTCACCTCGGCGGCGGACGTGCAGGCCGCCAACGACCAGGCCCGCGCGCTGCACGAGCACGCCGTGACCGTGATGACGACGATGGAGAACGAGTCGCGCGCGGTCGACCAGACCACCCCCCGGTTCACGCCGCCGTACAACCCGGTGACCGGCCGGGTCGAGGAACCGCCGGCGATGATGATGGCCACGGCGAGCGCGCCCACCCTGAGCGACGCCCAGCCCGCCATGGCGCCCAGCGGTGGTGGCGGCACCACTCAGGCCGCGTCGGTCGCATCGGCTCCGGCCGCACCCGCCTACACGCCGCCGAGCACCCCGGCCGGTGCCGGTTCGTACAGCGGCCCGTCCGGCGGCGGTTCCTACGGCGGCGGTTCCGGCACTCCTCTCGCGCCGGTGGCGTCCTACCGCCCGGAGGGCACGACGGCCGCCGCGGCGGCGGCGCAGGTCCCGGTGGCGAACAAGTACACCCCGCCCGCCTACACCCCTCCCTCGTACACGCAGCCGTCCGGCGGCGAGACGCCGTCGTACGTGCCCCCGTCCTACGTGCCGCCCACGTCCACGGGTGGCAAGCAGCAACCCCCGCCGTACCGCCCGGCCCCGCCCGGCACCGTCGTGCCCCAGGCGCCCGGCAAGTACCCGCCCTACGTGCCCGCCGGCTCCCCCGGCACCCCACCCGTCGGCGGCCCCGGTGGCGGCCCCGGCGGCCCCGGCGGCCCCGGTGGTCCGGGCGGCGGTCGTCCCGGCATGCCCGGCGGCATGCCGAGCTTCGGCGGCGCGGGTGGTGGCGGCTTCGGCCCCACGGGCTCCGGCGGTGCCGGCGGTCCCGGTGGGCAGCTCGCCGCCGGCGGCACGTCCGGCGTCATGGGCCAGCGGGGCCCCGTCCCCGGCGGGTTCGGGCCGATGCCCGGCGGTCCCGGTGGCGCGGCCGGCGCACCCATGGGTGGTGCCCCGATGGGCGGCGCCCCCGGCGGCGGCCAGGGCGACGAGGACAAGGAACACCGTTCCGCCGCGTACCTGCGCGGTGAGGACATCTTCGAGGTGCCCGGCGAGAACCTGCCGCCCTCGGTGATCGGCGGCGCGAAGCCGAAGAAGAAGGGCGGCGAAGCGTGA
- a CDS encoding AfsR/SARP family transcriptional regulator, producing the protein MRVNLLGPVELVSAGGEPVRLGAAKRRTVLAALALELNRVVSGDRLLSLVWDGSPPPQAKAALQGHIAQLRKVLSDGVALLTRAPGYVLTGDRAAVDVFRFEDLVASARDAADETAVDRLTEALALWRGPVLADVPGDRVREAVSARLEELRLVAVQELATRLFRLHRAADAVGELREAVAAHPLREPLVARLVLALHWTGRQAEALEVFHRTRERLADELGVDPGPELRDAYQTVLAGDAAPKRVERGPAPAQLPREHRGFVGREPELADLADRLRGDSAIGLLVGPAGVGKTALALHWAHRVAADFPDGQLFVNLRGFDETEPLDPRTALIGFLRALGLADAQIAVELEDQAAQYRSLLAGRRVLVFLDNARSAEQVRPLLPGSPGCLVLVTSRHRLDDLVVTEGASALHVQTLPANNAEDLLAAALGRARIDAEPDAVAELVELCDRLPLALRIAGARLASRPRWTVQSLVDELRDEQHRLSALELPEAGRGVHAALAVSYRELPEGAARLLRRLGLHPGTDLDSYAAAALLDINVVSARTHLRTLAYANLLHESTPDRYSRHDLVRLFTHQLAVGESEVDGALERLLDYYLFVADTARAHLSDHVRPFRPPEHRPASHPELSSHAAALDWFTLEEANLGLALDVALLGGHLERAWQLALCLDAFHFRRGNRVDRLALCRIGSEAARALGDAHAEATFLLRLGSTLADLGRLPEAVESCTRAAELARGDRDLELAALANLGYCLMADDRLDRAQETILEALEVAREVGDTRSQASVQNNLANVLLRKQLPEEALRHAEEALSLFTSAAPSKAHTATLHTVGAASQQLGRLDEALEHYRAGLELAERLGDRYQEALCHRAIGDVLEQSVGADAATPHWLTALRLYRDLRLADADDLAAKLDPNVAAVGLS; encoded by the coding sequence ATGCGGGTGAACCTGCTCGGGCCGGTTGAGCTGGTTTCCGCTGGTGGAGAACCCGTCCGGCTCGGCGCGGCCAAGCGCCGGACGGTCCTGGCCGCGTTGGCGCTGGAGCTCAACCGGGTCGTCTCCGGTGACCGCCTGTTGTCGCTGGTGTGGGACGGCTCACCCCCGCCGCAGGCCAAAGCCGCCCTCCAGGGACATATCGCCCAGCTGCGGAAGGTCCTGTCCGACGGCGTGGCGCTTCTCACGCGCGCGCCCGGCTACGTGCTGACCGGCGACCGGGCCGCGGTGGACGTGTTCCGGTTCGAGGACCTGGTGGCCTCCGCGCGCGACGCGGCCGACGAGACCGCCGTGGACCGGCTGACCGAGGCGCTGGCGCTGTGGCGCGGGCCGGTGCTCGCCGACGTGCCGGGCGACCGGGTGCGGGAGGCGGTGTCGGCGCGGCTGGAGGAGCTGCGGCTGGTCGCCGTGCAGGAGCTGGCCACCCGGCTGTTCCGGCTGCACCGCGCGGCGGACGCGGTCGGCGAGCTGCGCGAGGCGGTGGCGGCGCACCCGCTGCGTGAGCCGCTGGTGGCGCGGCTGGTGCTGGCGCTGCACTGGACCGGCCGGCAGGCCGAGGCCCTGGAGGTCTTCCACCGCACGCGCGAGCGGCTGGCCGACGAGCTGGGCGTGGACCCCGGGCCGGAGCTGCGCGACGCCTACCAGACCGTGCTGGCCGGGGACGCCGCGCCCAAGCGGGTGGAACGCGGTCCCGCGCCCGCGCAGCTGCCCCGCGAGCACCGGGGTTTCGTCGGCCGCGAGCCGGAGCTGGCCGACCTCGCCGACCGGCTGCGCGGCGACTCCGCGATCGGGCTGCTGGTCGGCCCGGCCGGGGTGGGCAAGACGGCGCTGGCGCTGCACTGGGCGCACCGCGTGGCGGCGGACTTCCCGGACGGGCAGCTGTTCGTGAACCTGCGCGGGTTCGACGAGACCGAGCCGCTGGACCCGCGCACCGCGCTGATCGGGTTCCTGCGCGCGCTGGGCCTGGCCGACGCGCAGATCGCCGTGGAGCTGGAGGACCAGGCCGCGCAGTACCGGTCGCTACTGGCCGGGCGGCGGGTGCTGGTGTTCCTGGACAACGCCCGCTCCGCCGAGCAGGTCCGGCCGCTGCTGCCCGGGTCGCCCGGGTGCCTGGTGCTGGTCACCAGCAGGCACCGGCTGGACGACCTGGTGGTCACCGAGGGCGCGTCGGCGCTGCACGTCCAGACCCTGCCCGCGAACAACGCCGAGGACCTGCTGGCGGCTGCCCTGGGCCGGGCGCGCATCGACGCCGAGCCCGACGCCGTGGCCGAGCTGGTCGAGCTGTGCGACCGGCTGCCGCTGGCGCTGCGCATCGCCGGCGCCCGGTTGGCGTCCAGACCCCGGTGGACCGTCCAGTCCCTGGTCGACGAGCTGCGCGACGAGCAGCACCGGCTGTCCGCGCTGGAACTGCCCGAGGCCGGGCGGGGCGTGCACGCGGCGCTCGCGGTGAGCTACCGGGAACTGCCCGAGGGCGCGGCGAGGTTGTTGCGCCGCTTGGGGTTGCACCCCGGCACGGACCTGGACAGCTACGCCGCCGCCGCGCTGCTGGACATCAACGTGGTCAGCGCCCGCACCCACCTGCGCACCCTGGCCTACGCCAACCTGCTGCACGAGTCCACGCCCGACCGGTACTCCCGGCACGACCTGGTGCGCCTGTTCACCCACCAGCTCGCGGTCGGCGAGTCCGAAGTGGACGGTGCGCTGGAGCGGCTGCTGGACTACTACCTGTTCGTCGCCGACACCGCCCGCGCCCACCTGTCCGACCACGTCCGCCCGTTCCGCCCGCCCGAGCACCGGCCCGCCAGCCACCCGGAGCTGTCCTCGCACGCGGCGGCGCTGGACTGGTTCACGCTGGAGGAGGCCAACCTGGGCCTCGCGTTGGACGTCGCCCTGCTCGGCGGCCACCTCGAACGGGCGTGGCAGCTCGCGCTGTGCCTGGACGCGTTCCACTTCCGGCGCGGCAACCGCGTGGACCGGTTGGCGTTGTGCCGCATCGGTTCCGAGGCCGCGCGGGCGCTGGGCGACGCGCACGCCGAGGCGACCTTCCTGCTGCGCCTGGGTTCCACGCTGGCCGACCTCGGCCGGCTGCCGGAGGCGGTCGAGTCGTGCACCCGGGCCGCGGAACTGGCCCGGGGCGACCGCGACCTGGAACTGGCGGCGCTGGCCAACCTCGGCTACTGCCTGATGGCCGACGACCGGCTCGACCGGGCGCAGGAGACCATCCTGGAGGCGCTGGAGGTGGCGCGCGAGGTCGGCGACACCCGGTCGCAGGCCAGCGTGCAGAACAACCTCGCGAACGTGTTGCTGCGCAAGCAACTCCCGGAGGAGGCGCTGCGCCACGCCGAGGAGGCGCTGAGCCTGTTCACCTCGGCGGCCCCGTCCAAGGCGCACACCGCGACCCTGCACACGGTGGGCGCCGCGTCCCAGCAGCTGGGGCGGTTGGACGAGGCCTTGGAGCACTACCGCGCCGGGCTGGAGCTCGCGGAGCGGCTGGGCGACCGGTACCAGGAAGCGTTGTGCCACCGGGCGATCGGGGACGTGCTGGAGCAGTCGGTCGGCGCGGACGCGGCCACACCCCACTGGCTGACCGCGTTGCGCCTGTACCGGGACCTGCGGTTGGCGGACGCCGACGACCTCGCGGCCAAGCTCGACCCCAACGTGGCCGCGGTCGGGCTCAGCTGA